The nucleotide window ATGGACACTTCTACGCCCTGAAGCGGATCCTGTGTCACGAGCAGCAGGATCGGGAGGAGGCCCAACGAGAAGCAGACATGCATCGCCTCTTCCATCACCCCAACATCCTTCGCCTTGTGGCTTATTGTCTGAGGGAGCGGGGCACTAAACATGAGGCCTGGCTGCTGCTGCCCTTCTTCAAGGTCAGAAAGTCTCCTGGCAATGGAGGGGCTTGCAACAGAATCATCTACCGAGGGCTGTGTGAGTAGTCCAGCATGTTAGGAAGCAGAGACCGTGTCCTGGGGTTGGCCGCTGCAGATTTGGGGTTTAGAGGAACCCAAGTGGGACTGTGAGGTGTCTAGTGTGTGCGGTGAAAGAGTTGCTAGGCTGTGACACAGGAAAGGGATTAGGATGAGGAAGCAAAGGCTCAGAAAAGATGGCCAACTGTGGGGAAATTTGTGTTGCAGAGGGGTACGCTGTGGAACGAGATAGAAAGACTAAAGGACAAAGGCAACTTCTTGACTGAAGATCAGATTCTTCAGCTGCTGCTGGGTATCTGCAGAGGCCTTGAGGCCATTCATGCCCGAGGTTTTGCCCACAGGTCAGTGGGAGGGCCCTGTGTGCTTATGGGGCAGAAAGGAAGGGCCTCACCAAAAGGAATGAGAGTTCTCTGCTCTCCTCCCGAGGAACAGTCCCCATGATGCTTTTGCCCCGAGGGATTCTAGCCTCCCTATCCAGGGATGCTCATGGGCCATTTCCACTTCCCTACAGGGATCTGAAGCCCACCAATATCTTGCTTGGAGATGAGGGGCAGCCAGTTCTAATGGACTTGGGTTCCATGAATCAAGCTTGCATCCATGTGGAGGGCTCCCGCCAGGCTCTAGCCCTGCAGGTAAAAGAGTGTCCAGGTTCCTTTCCCCTCCTGTTCCCCATCCTCAAACTTTTCTTTTGCCTGCCCCAGTTTGATAATGTTACCATGACCTGTGCCCCTCGTTTGAGCTGTGGGGCCACTGTTTCAGGACTGGGCAGCCCAGCGATGCACCATCTCCTACCGGGCCCCGGAGCTTTTCTCTGTGCAGAGCCACTGTGTCATTGACGAGCGCACTGATGTCTGGGTGAGGAGCGTGTGGCTGGGCACGTGGCGGGGGAGGAGTGCTGTTCTGCCTGCTGTGTGATGGAGGGGTGGGACTTTGGTTTCAAAAGCATGGGGCCCCAGGAACCATGTATGTCCCCATCCCCCCCAACTTCCTTCCTGGGAACTGTCACTGACATGGTACTCAGCTGCTCAGGAAGTGGTATAATCCTGCCCTTCGAACAGACTGAGTAGAGCTAAGTGGCAAGGCTAAAGGCAGTGGTCAAGCAAAGGGTACAGAGGCCTCCAGCGAATTGGCAGTTTCTCTGGACTCTGGTGATGTCCTGTGGCTGAGGTCAGCATATTCTTTTTAGCTTACGAAGTCACCTTTCACTACAGAATAAGAGGAGAGATAATCACCTCCGTTGGTCCCCTGCCAAGGAATAACCAAGTTATGCTCAGTCCCTAGGCTGTGTGCTATACGCCATGATGTTTGGGGAAGGCCCATATGACGTGGTGTTCCAGAAGGGTGACAGCGTGGCCCTTGCGGTGCAGAACCAACTCAGCATCCCACAGAGCCCCAGGTGAGCAATAAAAGGGGCACCAAAACATTTCAGACTCCTCCCTGCCATTAGCAGAGTTGGAACCTTAGCACGGGGAACAGGGACCCTCCAGTCACCCTGCCCGCCTCCTTCCACAGGCATTCTTCAGCCTTGCGGCAGCTGCTAGCCTCCATGATGACTGTAGATCACCAGCAGCGCCCTCCTGTTTCTCTCCTCCTCAGTCAGTTGGAGGCACTGCAACCCCCAGCTTCGGGCCAGCACACCACCCAAATCTGAAGGAACCAGTGGCCCCATTGAGAAAGTGGCCCCTGTGCCTTGGCTGCCATCCCTCAGAACCTCCATCCGGTCTGTCCAGGGCTGCCGTCTTGTCACTGGGGCAGGTGGATGGGACAGATGACTCAGTCTTACTTCTCCGCTTCTGCTCTCTGACCTCCAAGAGCAACAACTGGACAGGGGGACTGACTGAGTTGGGGTGGACGAggatgggagagggggaaagggaaactGATAGAATTTAGACAGGCTCTGAGCAGGACTGCAGAGCCTACATCATGGTCTGCCTTCACATCTGGGAGCAGGAGAATGTATAAATAGAAGAATAAAGTGAAAACAGCTTGGTGTGGATCTTAGTCTCATTGTTCCTGGAGGGGCCAGGGGCCCGAGGTCTGGTTGCCATTTCCGAGGGAACAGACTGGGAAGAGGGGCTGGCTTCGTGAGGAATGACATGACTTCGTCCTTCCACCTAAGGAGGCAAGTGTCCTTACCAGAGACCTGGCTGGCTGGAGGAGGCATATCGTCTCCCAGCCTGTCTCAGTCAGAAACTTATGCTGTTCTGGATCGAGCTGGCTTGTATGCTAAGAACTGggaccagccccccccccccctgccagAAGCACATTCAGtttgttctttccttcattcccaGGAGTGGGTAGCTGAGTCAGAGCAGCCCAGCCGGTTTGCCAGGCAAGGCCTTTTGGGTGGAGACACCTGAGGAAGCTTTTGGACCGCACCTGAGCTGGTCTCTCCCGGCCTCAGCCTGGGGGTGAGGAGAGTGGAGGTGGGAGCCCTTTGGCCCAGAGTTTCTCCCAGAGGGTTCTAGCACACACATGGTTAATGATTAATGAGGCCGGTGTGGCGTGGCTGTATCCAGCTGCCACTTCCTGCCCTACTCTGCTGAGTAAACAGGGGCCCTGGCTTTGCTGGGCTGAAACCTGTTCCCTAGGGAAGGGCACTGCGTCCCTGAATcaccagggagggagagagaagggcagggcTGACATCTTCTGCTCCCAAGATTGAAGcttcatccccaccccacccccccacccagccaTGCTCACCCCCACATGTTGACGTCGATGTGGGTCCTGGGGTGCCTATTAGCAATGTTGGCATTTCCCCCAGGGCCCTGGCAGGAGGCTCCCTGGGCTAGCATAGAGGCTGAggtcagaaagaaagaacaaacagagGGGAGACGACCTGACTTTAATGCACAGCCCTAGGCCCCAGCAATGCAGCAAGAGAGATAGCTGTGCAAGCTGCTCAGAGGTGCGGTGACAGACAACGCTAGGAGATCGCCCTTGTCCCTTCCCATCCCCCAAGCTCATGactaggctccatgcccagcaacTGTGGGCCAGCCCAGTCCTGGTCCCAGGCCCTCATGACGCACAGAAGTGCCCAGGGCCAAGCTTCCAGAATCGGTGAACGCAGAAGCAGCAGGAAGAACAGGGTGGCAGTCTAACTCAAATACAGAAACTGCTGGACTTAAACTCCTACTTGGAAAGGAAGTGAAAACTTGTGTCTTTCAACAGCTTGCGGCTGGACGCACAGGTCCGGGAGTAAGTCCTCATTTCCTCTCTACCATCCTGGGCACCCCCGGGGTCTTACATCAACGTCCCCGGGGTCATGTTTCCTCGGGCCTGGCAAGGACCCCTTGGTAGGTCGCACCTTCAGCCACAGAAGGGAAAGGGGTCACAGGCAGCAAAAAtgagggcagcagcagcagcagcacagagaggaaggcagcagAAGCTCAAGCACTCACAGAGGGGACAAGAAACCGTGCAAGGAGACTGTTTATTTCGAAAGGAttttgcaataaacatagtgAGTGGGTCCAGGCAGTTGTTCTATTCTTCTCCCTCGTCCTCGTCCTCATAGGAGTCGATGCCCACCTCCTCGTAATCCTTCTCCAGGGCAGCCATATCCTCCCGGGCCTCCGAGAACTCCCCCTCCTCCATGCCCTCACCCACGTACCAGTGCACAAAGGCCCTCTTGGCGTACATCAGGTCGAACTTGTGGTCCAGGCGGGCCCAGGCCTCGGCGATGGCGGTTGTGTTGCTCAGCATGCACACGGCACGCTGCACCTTGGCCAGGTCGCCCCCGGGCACCACGGTGGGGGGCTGGTAGTTGATCCCGACCTTGAAGCCCGTGGGGCACCAGTCCACGAACTGAATACTGCGCTTGGTCTTGATGGCGGCGATGGCAGCGTTGACGTCCTTGGGCACCACGTCGCCCCGGTACAGCAGGCAGCAGGCCATGTACTTGCCATGACGGGGGTCACACTTCACCATCTGGTTGGCAGGCTCGAAGCAGGCGTTGGTGATCTCTGCCACCGACAGCTGCTCGTGGTAGGCCTTCTCCGCAGAGATGACTGGCGCGTAGGTGGCCAGGGGGAAGTGGATGCGGGGGTAGGGCACCAGGTTGGTCTGGAACTCCGTCAGGTCCACGTTGAGGGCCCCGTCGAAGCGCAGGGAGGCCGTGATGGAGGACACGATCTGGCTGATGAGCCGGTTGAGGTTGGTGTAGGTGGGGCGCTCGATGTCCAGGTTGCGGCGGCAGATGTCGTAGATGGCCTCGTTGTCCACCATGAAGGCACAGTCCGAGTGCTCCAGGGTGGTGTGGGTGGTCAGGATGGAGTTGTAGGGTTCCACCACGGCCGTGGACACCTGGGGCGCAGGGTAGATGGAGAACTCCAGCTTGGATTTCTTGCCATAGTCAACTGAGAGCCGCTCCATCAGGAGAGAGGTGAAGCCTGAGCCGGTGCCCCCTCCGAAGCTGTGGAAGACCAGGAAGCCTTGGAGTCCCGTGCACTGGTCAGACtgaaaggcaggaaagagaaagagcatgtagGTACATCAGGGGCCTGTAGAGCTCTACTTTCTGACTCCACAAATGCCTGAACTCTTTCAGGAGTCAGGGCCGAGACTAGGAAGTATCTCATAGCAGCAGCATAAGATAGTAAAATTAGAGATGACTCCCCAACATGGgtcctggaaaaaaataattccctGATAATTAGCATCATCTCAAAAGCCCCCTCCCTTCCATCCCAGATTCTCACTAGCTTGCGGATCCGGTCCAGCACTGGATCGATGATCTCCTTGCCGATGGTATAGTGACCACGGGCATAGTTGTTAGCGGCGTCCTCCTTCCCAGTGATGAGCTGCTCTGGGTGGAAGAGCTGCCGGTATGGGCCATTTCGGATCTCATCTGGTAGGGCGTAAACACATCGTTAGGGCAAAAACCACAAGgccatgctcagcagggatcgCCCTCTCCCAGCACAGTAGCTGTGGTCAGATGTGTGGAAAAGCTCATCCTTCTGCTGGCCTGTGATAGCAGTGGGTGAGAAACCCAGACCCACCACCCAGGCTAGCCTGTGATCAGCTGCAAACAGGGCAGAGCTGGTAGGGCCAGGAAAGCCAGGTCTAGACACCATCCCTGCAGAGGGAAGCTTGGAGTCACTGTCTACTCCCCTCAATGCCACCCCATCTTCATCTCACCAATCACCGTCGGCTCCAGATCCACAAACACGGCGCGGGGCACATGCTTCCCAGCGCCAGTTTCACAGAAGAAGGTGGTAAAGGAGTCATCCCCTCCACCGATGGTCTTATCGCTGGGCATCTGCCCATCGGGCTGGATCCCATGTTCCAGGCAGTAGAGCTCCCAACAGGCATTGCCCATCTGGACACCTGCCTGCCCCACATGGACTGAGATGCATTCGCGCTGAGGGATGAAGAGAGGGGACACAGCATAAGCACCACATCTGCAGTCCTCACCTCATGAGCCTCTCTTCCACCCCACTGCCCACCAGCTAGGGTGATTCTCTTGGCAAAAGTGGAGGCCTACGGCTGGGCAGAGGGCGGAAGAGGCTGGCAGCCTGCCCAGGCTCCCCCACATAGGACTTGACAAGTGGAGGCACCCAGTAGGGAAAAATCCCTTAGCTCACTTCTCTGTGGGGACCTTGTCAAGTAAGAACTGTGGCG belongs to Meles meles chromosome 9, mMelMel3.1 paternal haplotype, whole genome shotgun sequence and includes:
- the STK16 gene encoding serine/threonine-protein kinase 16 isoform X2; this encodes MGHALCVCSRGTVIIDNKRYLFIQKLGEGGFSYVDLVEGLHDGHFYALKRILCHEQQDREEAQREADMHRLFHHPNILRLVAYCLRERGTKHEAWLLLPFFKRGTLWNEIERLKDKGNFLTEDQILQLLLGICRGLEAIHARGFAHRDLKPTNILLGDEGQPVLMDLGSMNQACIHVEGSRQALALQDWAAQRCTISYRAPELFSVQSHCVIDERTDVWSLGCVLYAMMFGEGPYDVVFQKGDSVALAVQNQLSIPQSPSQLEALQPPASGQHTTQI
- the STK16 gene encoding serine/threonine-protein kinase 16 isoform X1, with amino-acid sequence MGHALCVCSRGTVIIDNKRYLFIQKLGEGGFSYVDLVEGLHDGHFYALKRILCHEQQDREEAQREADMHRLFHHPNILRLVAYCLRERGTKHEAWLLLPFFKRGTLWNEIERLKDKGNFLTEDQILQLLLGICRGLEAIHARGFAHRDLKPTNILLGDEGQPVLMDLGSMNQACIHVEGSRQALALQDWAAQRCTISYRAPELFSVQSHCVIDERTDVWSLGCVLYAMMFGEGPYDVVFQKGDSVALAVQNQLSIPQSPRHSSALRQLLASMMTVDHQQRPPVSLLLSQLEALQPPASGQHTTQI
- the LOC123950523 gene encoding tubulin alpha-4A chain, which encodes MRECISVHVGQAGVQMGNACWELYCLEHGIQPDGQMPSDKTIGGGDDSFTTFFCETGAGKHVPRAVFVDLEPTVIDEIRNGPYRQLFHPEQLITGKEDAANNYARGHYTIGKEIIDPVLDRIRKLSDQCTGLQGFLVFHSFGGGTGSGFTSLLMERLSVDYGKKSKLEFSIYPAPQVSTAVVEPYNSILTTHTTLEHSDCAFMVDNEAIYDICRRNLDIERPTYTNLNRLISQIVSSITASLRFDGALNVDLTEFQTNLVPYPRIHFPLATYAPVISAEKAYHEQLSVAEITNACFEPANQMVKCDPRHGKYMACCLLYRGDVVPKDVNAAIAAIKTKRSIQFVDWCPTGFKVGINYQPPTVVPGGDLAKVQRAVCMLSNTTAIAEAWARLDHKFDLMYAKRAFVHWYVGEGMEEGEFSEAREDMAALEKDYEEVGIDSYEDEDEGEE